A genomic stretch from Corvus cornix cornix isolate S_Up_H32 chromosome 9, ASM73873v5, whole genome shotgun sequence includes:
- the SLC16A14 gene encoding monocarboxylate transporter 14 has protein sequence MYASREDIGYDFGDDSKVGSKPIKPNPNIDGGWAWMIVLSSFLVHILIMGSQMALGILNMEWLEEFNQSRGLTAWVSSLSMGITLIVGPFIGLFISMCGCRTTAIIGGILNALGWILSAHASNVHYLFLTFGVTAGIGSGMVYLPAVVMVGQYFQKRRALAQGLSTTGTGFGAFLMTALLKYLCTEFGWRNAMFIQGAISLNLCVCGALMRPLSPKDLREKYVVRSDSEENRAKALSHSTETIKSNGGLSEEPEKKEEAANEEVLGSVQHIEIGGKSGSGRSMYGLRILKTVSQLTVTVRKGFALWYSSYFGAASLFTNRVFVAFIIWALFAYSSFVIPFIHLPEIVKQYNLSRQDNVFPLTSIIAIVHIFGKVILGIISDLPCISTWNVFLMANFTLVTCILTLPLMQTYVGLAVVCALIGFSSGYFSLMPVVTEDLVGTKHLANAYGIIICANGISALFGPPFAGWIYDITQKYDFSFYIAGLLYMVGIIFLLIQPCIQKKQPREKSTEEAQV, from the exons ATGTATGCTAGTCGAGAAGATATTGGATATGATTTTGGAGATGACTCAAAAGTTGGAAGTAAGCCAATTAAACCCAATCCAAACATTGATGGAGGATGGGCTTGGATGATTGtactttcctctttccttgtgCACATACTCATCATGGGTTCCCAAATGGCCCTTGGAATACTCAACATGGAATGGCTTGAAGAGTTTAATCAAAGTCGTGGCTTAACAGCGTGGGTTAGCTCCCTCAGCATGGGCATCACACTCATTGTAG GTCCTTTTATTGGTTTATTCATCAGCATGTGTGGATGCCGCACGACAGCTATAATTGGAGGGATACTGAATGCCCTGGGTTGGATACTGAGTGCCCACGCCTCAAATGTGCACTACCTCTTCCTCACCTTTGGAGTGACAGCTG gcATTGGAAGTGGCATGGTTTATCTGCCTGCAGTGGTCATGGTAGGGCagtattttcagaagagaagagCACTTGCACAAGGGCTCAGTACCACAGGAACAGGGTTTGGAGCTTTCCTAATGACTGCCTTACTGAAGTACCTCTGCACTGAATTTGGGTGGAGGAATGCCATGTTCATCCAGGGGGCCATCTCCCTGAACCTTTGTGTCTGTGGGGCACTTATGAGACCACTGTCTCCCAAAGACCTCCGTGAAAAATACGTGGTGAGAAGTGATAGTGAAGAAAATCGGGCAAAAGCTCTGTCCCATTCGACAGAGACTATAAAATCTAATGGAGGTCTCAGTGAAGaaccagagaaaaaagaagaggcagCAAATGAAGAAGTGCTTGGCAGTGTGCAGCACATAGAAATTGGAGGTAAATCTGGAAGTGGAAGGAGTATGTATGGACTGCGCATCCTTAAGACAGTGAGCCAGCTGACAGTTACAGTCAGGAAGGGCTTTGCACTCTGGTACTCCAGCTACTTTGGAGCTGCATCCCTGTTTACCAATAGAGTATTCGTGGCCTTTATAATTTGGGCTTTGTTTGCCTATAGCAGCTTTGTCATTCCCTTTATTCACCTTCCAGAAATAGTCAAGCAGTACAACTTATCTAGGCAGGACAATGTATTTCCTTTGACATCCATTATAGCCATTGTTCATATTTTTGGTAAAGTTATCCTTGGAATCATCTCTGATCTCCCGTGCATCAGCACATGGAATGTCTTCCTCATGGCTAACTTTACCCTGGTCACCTGCATTCTTACTTTGCCACTAATGCAAACATACGTTGGCCTGGCTGTGGTTTGTGCTCTAATAGGATTTTCTAGTGGCTATTTTTCTCTAATGCCTGTTGTGACTGAAGATTTAGTTGGAACTAAACACCTTGCAAATGCCTATGGCATCATCATTTGTGCCAATGGAATATCTGCTTTGTTTGGACCACCCTTTGCAG GTTGGATATATGACATCACACAAAAATACgacttttctttttacatagCTGGATTGCTATACATGGTgggaataatatttttacttatacAACCTTGTATTCAAAAGAAACAACCGAGAGAGAAATCTACAGAAGAAGCACAAGTATAG